One genomic window of Comamonas serinivorans includes the following:
- a CDS encoding DUF1266 domain-containing protein has translation MKWWMWLFVASACVKLGGGAGLVVFALLLGLVYLLKWALSPWRKRRAARRKAGRTADYRLARDRNHALALAHPMAFHAVAGGFADRPLMQLDDGLVQLLRPLTLHHFGLRTDLSESAIHQQLPRLVKTRWFSQDLDQLTPADAPRDAMAFACARAAFFVRCAALLGWIDEALQWEVLALNASRARDCFSSWDDFAHAYVRGRNQWVDAGRSDALGHRIQDADLAKWLQAGWHPWGKWRWDEGR, from the coding sequence ATGAAGTGGTGGATGTGGCTCTTCGTGGCCTCGGCCTGCGTGAAGCTGGGCGGTGGCGCAGGCCTGGTGGTGTTCGCGCTGCTGCTGGGGCTGGTCTACCTGCTGAAGTGGGCGCTTTCGCCCTGGCGCAAGCGCCGCGCCGCCCGGCGCAAGGCCGGCCGGACCGCCGACTACCGCCTGGCGCGCGACCGCAACCACGCCCTGGCGCTGGCCCACCCCATGGCCTTTCACGCGGTGGCGGGCGGCTTCGCCGACCGGCCGCTCATGCAGCTCGACGATGGCCTGGTGCAGTTGCTGCGCCCGCTCACGCTGCACCATTTCGGCCTGCGCACCGACCTGTCGGAGTCGGCCATCCACCAGCAGCTGCCTCGCCTCGTGAAAACGCGCTGGTTCAGCCAGGACCTGGACCAGCTCACGCCGGCGGACGCCCCGCGCGACGCCATGGCCTTTGCCTGCGCCCGCGCGGCGTTCTTCGTGCGCTGTGCCGCGCTGCTGGGCTGGATCGACGAAGCGCTGCAGTGGGAGGTGCTGGCGCTCAATGCCTCACGCGCGCGGGACTGCTTCAGCAGCTGGGACGACTTCGCGCACGCCTACGTGCGCGGCCGCAACCAATGGGTGGACGCCGGCCGCAGCGATGCGCTGGGCCACCGCATCCAGGACGCCGACCTCGCCAAGTGGCTGCAAGCAGGCTGGCACCCGTGGGGCAAATGGCGCTGGGATGAGGGCCGGTAG
- a CDS encoding LysR family transcriptional regulator: protein MPLLHDTLDDRLDARRTRYFMQVLDSGSVRGAADVLGMDPSAVSRAIGLLERDCGMRLLERRGRGVVPTEAGQLLATYLRRQHRHQQQLMAQFESIQKVELGHIGISTGEGFVDWLMRHSLRRFMHAHPGITIDLTVGGTDEIVRDVLEERAYIGLLFQPPRDDRLRSHHSTPMPIQALVHHTHPLTQIGRPLTLSDLLPYPGATLHRSFGVRQHVEAAELSEGVRLRHTLATSSFNAVSHFVAAGLGYTLGTQVSLFAGLDPSHVVALPMQNPLLSQGRIEVISRHGHVLPKAATTLLQALVADISRRQFG from the coding sequence ATGCCCCTGCTTCACGACACCCTGGATGACCGCCTGGACGCGCGCCGCACGCGTTACTTCATGCAGGTGCTCGACAGCGGCTCGGTGCGCGGCGCGGCCGACGTGCTGGGCATGGACCCGTCCGCGGTCAGCCGCGCCATCGGCCTGCTCGAGCGCGACTGCGGCATGCGGCTGCTGGAGCGGCGCGGCCGCGGCGTGGTGCCGACCGAGGCCGGCCAGCTGCTCGCCACCTACCTGCGCCGCCAGCACCGCCACCAGCAGCAGCTGATGGCGCAGTTCGAGAGCATCCAGAAGGTCGAGCTGGGCCACATCGGCATCAGCACGGGCGAGGGCTTCGTCGACTGGCTGATGCGCCACAGCCTGCGCCGCTTCATGCACGCCCACCCCGGCATCACCATCGACCTGACCGTGGGCGGCACGGACGAGATCGTGCGCGACGTGCTCGAAGAGCGGGCCTACATCGGCCTGCTGTTTCAGCCGCCGCGAGACGACCGGCTGCGCTCGCACCACAGCACGCCCATGCCGATTCAGGCGCTGGTGCACCACACGCACCCACTCACGCAGATCGGCCGGCCCCTGACGCTGAGCGACCTGCTGCCCTACCCCGGCGCGACGCTGCACCGCAGCTTTGGCGTGCGCCAGCACGTCGAGGCGGCCGAACTCAGCGAAGGGGTGCGCCTGCGCCACACGCTGGCCACCTCGTCGTTCAACGCCGTGTCGCACTTCGTGGCCGCCGGGCTGGGCTACACGCTGGGCACGCAGGTTTCGCTGTTCGCGGGGCTGGACCCCTCGCACGTGGTGGCGCTGCCCATGCAGAACCCCTTGCTGTCGCAAGGGCGCATCGAGGTCATCTCGCGCCACGGCCACGTGCTGCCCAAGGCCGCAACCACGCTGCTGCAGGCCCTGGTGGCCGACATCAGCCGGCGGCAATTTGGGTGA
- a CDS encoding C40 family peptidase, with protein sequence MRPASLGRASEAGVSTVSAATAAVPSRRRLLGWTAVASATLLAACSSPPHRSPSASSSSGSGRTASAPLRQASPVPPSGTPLALNPNSREGALARALLVINTPYTYGGNNPDGGFDCSGLVHYVMSAEGNKRLPRTTAQWAAASRPIDNAALQRGDLVFFNTSGARFSHMGIYVGDGKFVHAPSTGGTVRLQNLTDRYFAQRFTGARTVFADGG encoded by the coding sequence ATGCGCCCGGCCAGCCTGGGCCGGGCCAGCGAAGCGGGGGTGTCGACGGTGAGCGCGGCGACCGCAGCCGTGCCCTCGCGCCGGCGCCTGCTGGGCTGGACGGCCGTGGCCAGCGCGACCTTGCTGGCGGCCTGCAGCAGTCCGCCTCACCGCTCGCCCAGTGCGTCGTCGTCGAGCGGGTCTGGCCGCACGGCCAGTGCGCCGTTGCGCCAGGCCAGCCCGGTGCCGCCCAGCGGGACGCCGCTGGCCCTCAACCCAAACAGCCGGGAAGGGGCGCTGGCCCGGGCGCTGCTGGTCATCAACACACCCTACACCTATGGGGGCAACAACCCCGATGGCGGCTTTGACTGCAGCGGCCTGGTGCACTACGTGATGAGCGCCGAAGGCAACAAGCGGCTGCCCCGCACCACCGCGCAGTGGGCGGCCGCCAGCCGGCCCATCGACAACGCGGCGCTCCAGCGCGGCGACCTGGTGTTTTTCAACACCTCGGGCGCGCGCTTTTCGCACATGGGCATCTACGTGGGCGATGGCAAATTCGTGCATGCGCCATCCACCGGTGGCACCGTGCGCCTGCAAAACCTCACCGATCGCTATTTCGCGCAGCGCTTCACCGGCGCGCGCACCGTGTTCGCGGATGGCGGATGA
- a CDS encoding DUF3100 domain-containing protein — MTSSASLAPPPLVSQAPLSLGAKVRLLGVVLVIVTLAESLGPLQFNLGPGKVVLLPMLWALLMAAVWGLAQGRLPGALAISTRLQGLAGALLNAALLLFVVKLSLTVGSALPMIRQAGWALFFQEFGHALGTLALGLPLALLLGIKREAVGATFSVGREGNLVIIGEKYGMASAEGRGVLAEYITGTVLGALFIAVLAGFVTSLNVFDPRSLAMGAGVGSGSLMAAALGAITAQLPPEQAKEVTAIAATSNLLTAVVGFYFTLFLSLPLCAWLYERLEPVLGRVTRRGRQPQTGAAELPAMDGAVPSMHGLSLPDTVLTWALMVASVMIGNAISHRVPLWVSLEGMLIVVAIVAVVGAAKRLLPRMPLVLVLSIVATVVGIPGLLPFSDTVLTLTTPLNFMAFTTPVLALAGFSVAKDLPLFRRLGWRIVVVSLTATAGTFLGATLIAEFFH, encoded by the coding sequence ATGACGTCCTCTGCCTCGCTCGCTCCGCCCCCGCTCGTGTCCCAGGCCCCACTGTCGCTGGGGGCCAAAGTGCGGCTGCTGGGGGTGGTGCTGGTCATCGTGACCTTGGCTGAAAGCCTGGGCCCGCTGCAGTTCAACCTGGGCCCGGGCAAGGTGGTGCTGCTGCCGATGCTGTGGGCCTTGCTGATGGCGGCGGTCTGGGGCCTGGCCCAAGGCCGGCTGCCCGGTGCGCTGGCCATTTCCACGCGCCTGCAGGGGCTGGCCGGGGCCTTGCTGAACGCGGCGTTGCTGCTGTTTGTGGTCAAGCTCAGCCTCACGGTGGGCAGCGCCCTGCCCATGATCCGCCAGGCCGGCTGGGCGCTGTTTTTTCAGGAGTTCGGCCACGCGCTGGGCACCCTGGCGCTGGGCTTGCCGCTGGCCTTGCTGCTGGGCATCAAGCGCGAGGCCGTGGGCGCCACCTTTTCGGTCGGGCGCGAGGGCAACCTCGTCATCATTGGCGAGAAGTACGGCATGGCCTCCGCTGAAGGGCGGGGCGTGCTGGCCGAATACATCACCGGCACGGTGCTGGGTGCCTTGTTCATCGCCGTGCTGGCCGGCTTTGTCACCAGCCTGAACGTCTTCGACCCACGCTCGCTGGCCATGGGCGCCGGCGTCGGCTCGGGCAGCCTGATGGCGGCCGCGCTGGGCGCCATCACGGCTCAGCTGCCGCCCGAGCAGGCGAAGGAGGTGACGGCCATCGCCGCGACCTCGAACCTGCTGACGGCCGTGGTGGGCTTTTACTTCACGCTGTTCCTGTCGCTGCCGCTGTGCGCGTGGCTGTACGAACGGCTGGAGCCGGTGCTGGGCCGCGTGACGCGGCGCGGCCGCCAGCCGCAAACGGGTGCGGCCGAGTTGCCCGCCATGGACGGCGCTGTGCCGTCCATGCATGGCCTGTCGCTGCCCGACACCGTGCTGACCTGGGCCCTGATGGTGGCCAGCGTGATGATCGGCAACGCCATCTCGCACCGGGTGCCGCTGTGGGTGTCGCTCGAGGGCATGTTGATCGTGGTGGCCATCGTGGCCGTGGTGGGGGCCGCCAAGCGCCTGCTGCCGCGCATGCCGCTGGTGCTGGTGTTGTCCATCGTGGCCACGGTGGTGGGCATCCCGGGCCTGCTGCCGTTCAGCGACACGGTGCTGACCCTGACCACGCCGCTCAACTTCATGGCCTTCACCACGCCGGTGCTGGCGCTGGCGGGCTTCTCCGTCGCCAAGGACCTGCCCTTGTTCCGCCGCCTCGGTTGGCGCATCGTGGTGGTGTCGCTCACGGCCACGGCCGGCACCTTCCTCGGGGCCACGCTGATCGCCGAGTTCTTCCATTGA
- a CDS encoding YbfB/YjiJ family MFS transporter, with amino-acid sequence MSDMPRHPLALALALSLGAAVALGITRFAYGLLLPAMRDDLGWSYLLAGAMNTGNAVGYFVGALATAALVRRLGVWRLLMLGMVLAAVFMLLAGWTTETAAWMGLRVLAGAASAWVFITGGVLAARLGAQVPAQAGFLIGLYYGGTGLGIALSAWLVPVAMGLAQAQGAAHTWQWPWWWLGLACLLAAGVLAWPARVLAADVTGGGAGVPAGLAWRDVCFGLAGYGLFGAGYIGYMTFIVALLREQGLSGPQITGFYAALGLAVLASSRIWARMLDHFKGGESLAILNAVLAVVTVLPVVTRALPVVFASGLVFGAVFLSVVASTTALVRHNLPPAAWTAGISAFTTVFALGQIVGPVVVGWVVDGPGGLQRGLLVSAALLLAAAVLASRQKALVR; translated from the coding sequence ATGTCCGACATGCCCCGTCACCCGCTTGCCCTGGCCCTGGCGCTCTCGCTGGGGGCTGCCGTGGCGCTGGGCATCACGCGCTTTGCCTATGGGCTGCTGCTGCCGGCCATGCGCGACGACCTGGGCTGGTCCTACCTGCTGGCCGGCGCCATGAACACGGGCAACGCCGTGGGCTACTTCGTCGGCGCGCTGGCCACCGCCGCGCTGGTGCGGCGCCTGGGGGTCTGGCGGCTGCTGATGCTGGGCATGGTGCTGGCGGCGGTGTTCATGCTGCTGGCCGGCTGGACCACCGAGACCGCCGCCTGGATGGGGCTGCGGGTGCTGGCCGGCGCCGCCAGCGCCTGGGTGTTCATCACGGGCGGCGTGCTGGCCGCCCGGCTGGGGGCGCAGGTGCCGGCCCAGGCCGGCTTCCTCATCGGGCTGTATTACGGCGGCACGGGTCTGGGCATTGCGCTGTCGGCCTGGCTGGTGCCGGTGGCCATGGGCCTGGCGCAGGCCCAGGGGGCCGCGCACACCTGGCAATGGCCGTGGTGGTGGCTGGGGCTGGCCTGCCTGCTCGCCGCCGGTGTGCTGGCCTGGCCCGCGCGGGTGCTGGCGGCGGACGTGACCGGTGGCGGAGCCGGCGTGCCGGCCGGGCTGGCGTGGCGCGATGTCTGCTTTGGCCTGGCGGGCTATGGCCTGTTCGGCGCCGGCTACATCGGCTACATGACCTTCATCGTGGCGCTGCTGCGCGAGCAGGGCCTGTCAGGCCCGCAGATCACGGGCTTTTACGCGGCGCTGGGCCTGGCGGTGCTGGCCTCGTCGCGCATCTGGGCGCGCATGCTCGATCACTTCAAAGGGGGCGAGTCGCTGGCCATCTTGAACGCGGTGCTGGCCGTGGTGACCGTGCTGCCGGTCGTGACGCGCGCGCTGCCCGTGGTGTTCGCCTCGGGCCTGGTGTTTGGTGCCGTGTTCCTGTCGGTGGTGGCGTCCACCACGGCGTTGGTGCGGCACAACCTGCCGCCCGCGGCCTGGACGGCGGGCATCAGCGCCTTCACCACCGTGTTCGCGCTGGGGCAGATCGTCGGCCCCGTGGTGGTGGGCTGGGTCGTCGATGGTCCCGGCGGGTTGCAGCGCGGGCTGCTGGTGTCGGCCGCCTTGCTGCTGGCGGCGGCCGTGCTGGCCTCGCGCCAAAAGGCTTTGGTACGCTGA
- a CDS encoding M20 aminoacylase family protein has translation MYREPEIADDIRQSMIAWRRDIHAHPETAFEEHRTANVVAQALTLMGLPVHRGLAVTGVVATLQNGEGPSIALRADLDALNMQELGKPAHASTCVGKMHGCGHDGHTAMLLGAAAHLSRHKPFRGTVHFVFQPGEENEGGGRVMVEEGLFDLFPADAVYGMHNFPQMPRGHFAIRTGTMTAYLDTFEITITGKGSHGAMPETGIDSVVVAAQLVNALQTIVSRRTGATESAVVSVTQIHGGDTWNVIPEEVVLRGTVRTLDAAIQTRTQAAMQQICDGVAQTHGARIALKYMHGYPGVVNTPAETAAAVAAAASLVGEAQVHTGIKPAMGSEDFAFMLQQRPGAYIGIGAGEGPNDPPVHNPYYDFNDNILPLGAAYWVALVEQQLPLA, from the coding sequence ATGTATCGCGAACCCGAGATCGCCGACGACATCCGCCAAAGCATGATTGCCTGGCGCCGCGACATCCACGCGCACCCCGAGACCGCCTTCGAGGAGCACCGCACGGCCAACGTGGTGGCCCAGGCCCTCACGCTCATGGGGCTGCCGGTGCACCGTGGCCTGGCTGTCACCGGGGTGGTGGCCACGCTGCAGAACGGCGAGGGCCCCAGCATCGCTTTGCGGGCCGACCTCGATGCGCTCAACATGCAGGAGCTGGGCAAGCCGGCGCATGCCTCCACCTGCGTGGGCAAGATGCACGGCTGCGGCCACGACGGCCACACCGCCATGCTGCTGGGGGCCGCGGCCCACCTGTCGCGGCACAAGCCGTTCCGCGGCACGGTGCACTTCGTGTTCCAGCCGGGCGAAGAGAACGAGGGTGGCGGCCGCGTGATGGTCGAGGAAGGCCTGTTCGACCTGTTCCCGGCCGACGCGGTCTACGGCATGCACAACTTTCCGCAAATGCCACGCGGGCACTTCGCCATCCGCACCGGCACCATGACGGCCTACCTCGACACCTTCGAGATCACCATCACCGGCAAGGGCAGCCACGGCGCCATGCCCGAGACCGGCATCGACTCCGTGGTGGTCGCCGCGCAGCTGGTCAACGCGCTGCAGACCATCGTCAGCCGCCGCACCGGCGCCACCGAGTCGGCCGTGGTCAGCGTCACGCAGATCCACGGTGGCGACACCTGGAACGTGATCCCCGAAGAGGTGGTGCTGCGCGGCACCGTGCGCACGCTGGATGCGGCCATCCAGACCCGCACGCAGGCGGCCATGCAGCAGATCTGCGACGGGGTGGCGCAGACGCACGGCGCCCGCATTGCGCTGAAGTACATGCACGGCTACCCCGGCGTGGTCAACACGCCGGCCGAAACCGCCGCGGCCGTGGCCGCCGCCGCCAGCCTGGTGGGCGAGGCGCAGGTGCACACCGGCATCAAGCCCGCCATGGGCTCGGAGGACTTCGCCTTCATGCTGCAACAGCGCCCCGGCGCCTACATCGGCATCGGCGCGGGCGAAGGGCCCAACGACCCGCCCGTGCACAACCCCTACTACGACTTCAACGACAACATCCTGCCGCTGGGCGCGGCCTACTGGGTGGCCCTGGTCGAACAGCAGCTGCCGCTGGCCTGA
- a CDS encoding class I SAM-dependent methyltransferase: MQAATTASDPIRLGTAQETMLIPLLGRALESERRHGLIRDPKAQEIVASLDYDFGKWRHASSLTACTIRTLMFDQEVRRFLAAHPEGTVVELGCGMNTRHERLHQGRARWVEADLPEVIAWRQRFFETSDRRRMVAVDLRQADWHECLALDAGPHCFVAEASLIYLPEAQALAALQTLAARWPGADLVMDSIAPWVVASQGWHDAMRHLSPGCWFQWACDDPAALAGQGLHLQQSRTLDACGPDILMRAPWPWPMLLTAMSWMGRFWLSGYRVNRFVLG, encoded by the coding sequence ATGCAGGCAGCGACGACCGCATCCGACCCGATTCGCCTGGGCACCGCGCAGGAAACCATGCTGATCCCGCTGCTGGGGCGGGCGCTCGAAAGCGAGCGCCGCCACGGCCTGATCCGCGACCCCAAGGCGCAGGAGATCGTGGCTTCGCTGGACTACGACTTCGGCAAATGGCGCCACGCGTCCAGCCTCACGGCCTGCACCATCCGCACGCTGATGTTCGACCAGGAGGTGCGGCGCTTTCTGGCCGCCCACCCCGAGGGCACGGTGGTCGAGCTGGGCTGCGGCATGAACACGCGCCATGAGCGCCTGCACCAGGGCCGCGCCCGCTGGGTCGAAGCCGATCTGCCCGAGGTCATCGCCTGGCGCCAGCGCTTCTTTGAAACCAGCGACCGCCGCCGCATGGTGGCCGTGGACTTGCGCCAGGCCGACTGGCACGAGTGCCTGGCGCTGGACGCGGGGCCGCATTGCTTCGTGGCCGAAGCGTCGCTGATCTACCTGCCCGAAGCCCAGGCCCTGGCGGCCTTGCAGACCCTGGCGGCGCGTTGGCCCGGGGCCGACCTCGTCATGGACAGCATTGCGCCCTGGGTGGTGGCCAGCCAGGGCTGGCACGATGCCATGCGGCACCTGTCGCCGGGTTGCTGGTTCCAATGGGCTTGCGACGACCCGGCCGCCCTGGCCGGGCAAGGGCTTCACCTGCAGCAATCGCGCACGCTGGACGCCTGTGGGCCCGACATCCTGATGCGCGCGCCGTGGCCCTGGCCAATGCTGCTGACGGCCATGTCCTGGATGGGGCGCTTCTGGTTGAGCGGCTACCGCGTCAACCGCTTCGTGCTGGGCTGA
- the tldD gene encoding metalloprotease TldD — protein MISREPTIERLATARALLLEPFGLDEAHLHRVLAHIAEHRVDEADLYFQYTRAEGWSLEEGIVKTGSFSIDQGVGVRAVSGEKTAFAYSDDISLDSLMDAARTVRSIGVQGQSRRAKVGATSKLATSRRLYPQLDPIATLDSTAKVKLLEDVEQRARAKDPRIVQVMAGLAMEYDVVLVARRGGVLAADVRPLVRLSLTVIAEQNGRREVGSAGGGGRFGLDHFDDALVQDYVDHAVHAALTNLDSRPAPAGELTVVLGPGWPGVLLHEAIGHGLEGDFNRKGASAFTGMIGKRVAAKGVTVLDDGTLADRRGSLNVDDEGNVTQANVLIEDGILRGYMQDSMNARLMGVKPTGNGRRESYAHVPMPRMTNTYMLGGDKDPAEIVASIKKGLYATNFGGGQVDITSGKFTFSASEAYWVENGKILYPVKGATLVGNGPEALKRITMIGNDMSLDTGVGTCGKEGQSVPVGVGQPTLRIDGMTVGGTA, from the coding sequence ATGATTTCACGCGAACCCACCATCGAGCGCCTGGCCACGGCGCGTGCCCTGCTGCTCGAGCCTTTCGGCCTCGATGAGGCCCACCTGCACCGCGTGCTGGCCCACATTGCCGAGCACCGTGTCGACGAGGCCGACCTCTACTTCCAGTACACGCGCGCCGAGGGCTGGAGCCTGGAGGAGGGCATCGTCAAGACGGGCAGCTTCAGCATCGACCAGGGCGTGGGCGTGCGCGCCGTGTCGGGCGAGAAAACGGCGTTTGCCTACTCCGACGACATTTCGCTGGACTCGCTGATGGACGCGGCCCGCACCGTGCGCAGCATCGGCGTGCAAGGCCAGTCGCGCCGCGCCAAGGTCGGGGCCACGTCCAAGCTGGCCACCAGCCGGCGGCTGTACCCGCAGCTCGACCCCATCGCCACGCTGGACAGCACGGCCAAGGTCAAGCTGCTTGAAGACGTGGAGCAGCGAGCCCGCGCCAAGGACCCGCGCATCGTGCAGGTCATGGCCGGTCTGGCCATGGAGTACGACGTGGTGCTGGTGGCGCGGCGCGGTGGTGTGCTGGCGGCCGATGTGCGCCCGCTGGTGCGCCTGTCGCTGACCGTGATCGCCGAGCAGAACGGTCGCCGCGAGGTGGGCTCGGCCGGCGGCGGTGGCCGCTTCGGGCTGGATCATTTCGACGACGCACTCGTGCAGGACTACGTGGACCACGCCGTGCACGCCGCGCTGACCAACCTGGACTCGCGCCCCGCGCCGGCCGGTGAGCTGACCGTGGTGCTGGGCCCGGGCTGGCCGGGCGTGCTGCTGCACGAGGCCATCGGCCATGGCTTGGAAGGTGACTTCAACCGCAAGGGCGCCAGCGCCTTCACCGGCATGATCGGCAAGCGCGTGGCCGCCAAGGGCGTGACGGTGCTGGATGACGGCACCCTCGCCGATCGCCGCGGCAGCCTGAACGTGGACGACGAAGGCAACGTGACGCAGGCCAATGTGCTGATCGAAGACGGCATCCTGCGCGGCTACATGCAAGACAGCATGAACGCGCGCCTGATGGGCGTGAAACCCACCGGCAACGGCCGGCGTGAAAGCTACGCCCACGTGCCCATGCCGCGCATGACCAACACCTACATGCTGGGCGGCGACAAGGACCCGGCCGAGATCGTCGCCAGCATCAAGAAGGGCCTGTACGCCACCAACTTTGGCGGCGGACAGGTCGACATCACCAGCGGCAAGTTCACCTTCTCGGCCAGCGAGGCGTACTGGGTCGAAAACGGCAAGATCCTCTACCCCGTCAAGGGCGCCACGCTGGTGGGCAATGGCCCCGAGGCGCTCAAGCGCATCACCATGATCGGCAACGACATGTCGCTGGACACCGGCGTGGGCACCTGCGGCAAAGAGGGCCAGAGTGTGCCCGTGGGCGTGGGCCAGCCCACGCTGCGCATCGACGGCATGACGGTGGGCGGCACCGCCTGA
- a CDS encoding 3-deoxy-7-phosphoheptulonate synthase, with protein sequence MSTNPYIDAWQHAPLQTSQTDDQRIKDITVLPPPDHLIRFFPIRGTAVENLVRDTRGSIGRILKGEDDRLLVVIGPCSIHDPEAAIDYAKRLLPLRQRFADTLEVVMRVYFEKPRTTVGWKGLINDPYLDGSFRIDEGLRIARQLLIDINRLGLPAGSEFLDVISPQYIGDLISWGAIGARTTESQIHRELASGLSAPIGFKNGTDGNIKIATDAIQAAARGHHFLSVQKNGQVAIVHTKGNPDCHVILRGGKTPNYDAEHVTAACTDLQAAKLPTKLMIDCSHANSSKQHEKQLDVAADIGRQIAGGSQQIFGVMVESHIAAGAQKFTPGQDEVAKLTYGQSITDACLGWDDSVRLLEGLADAVRTRRAAR encoded by the coding sequence ATGAGCACCAACCCCTATATCGATGCTTGGCAACACGCACCGCTGCAAACGAGCCAGACCGACGACCAACGCATCAAAGACATCACCGTGCTCCCGCCTCCTGACCACTTGATTCGCTTCTTCCCGATTCGCGGCACCGCCGTCGAAAACCTGGTGCGCGACACCCGGGGCAGCATCGGCCGCATCCTGAAGGGCGAAGACGATCGCCTGCTGGTGGTGATCGGTCCTTGCTCCATCCACGACCCCGAGGCGGCCATCGACTACGCGAAACGCCTGCTGCCGCTGCGCCAGCGCTTTGCCGACACACTGGAGGTCGTCATGCGCGTGTACTTCGAAAAACCGCGCACCACCGTGGGCTGGAAAGGCCTGATCAACGACCCTTACCTGGATGGCAGCTTCCGCATCGACGAAGGCCTGCGCATCGCACGCCAGTTGCTGATCGACATCAACCGCCTGGGCCTGCCCGCGGGCAGCGAGTTCCTCGACGTCATCTCGCCGCAGTACATCGGCGACCTGATCTCGTGGGGCGCCATCGGTGCGCGCACCACCGAGAGCCAGATCCACCGCGAACTGGCTTCTGGCCTGTCGGCGCCCATCGGCTTCAAGAACGGCACCGATGGCAACATCAAGATCGCGACCGACGCCATCCAGGCCGCCGCACGCGGCCACCACTTCCTGTCGGTGCAGAAGAACGGTCAGGTGGCCATCGTCCACACCAAGGGCAACCCGGATTGCCACGTCATCCTGCGCGGCGGCAAGACGCCCAACTACGATGCCGAGCACGTGACCGCCGCATGCACCGACCTGCAGGCCGCCAAGCTGCCGACCAAGCTGATGATCGACTGCAGCCACGCCAACTCGAGCAAGCAGCACGAGAAGCAGCTGGACGTGGCCGCCGACATCGGCCGCCAGATCGCCGGTGGCTCGCAGCAGATCTTCGGCGTCATGGTCGAAAGCCACATCGCAGCCGGCGCCCAGAAGTTCACGCCGGGGCAGGACGAGGTGGCCAAGCTCACCTATGGCCAGAGCATCACCGATGCCTGCCTGGGCTGGGACGATTCGGTCCGCTTGCTGGAAGGCCTGGCCGACGCGGTGCGCACGCGCCGCGCCGCACGCTGA